In Shouchella patagoniensis, the following are encoded in one genomic region:
- a CDS encoding ABC transporter permease: protein MFKFLVRRLLQLIPVIIGVTILVFALMHFIPGNPAQVLAGEAATPQQIEAMENRLGLNDPYPVQYFRYMTNLVQLDLGNSIRTGQPVADMLFPRLAITMELAFYSTVLSIFLGLIAGIISATKRGTFTDSAIMVVALFGMSMPNFWLGLVLIQWFVLGNIPVINNFLDTAWFRPSGWGNFDQIVLPVLMLGASGAAIIARMTRSSMLEVINQDYIRTARAKGVKERVVIYQHALKNALIPVITVVGLSFGSLLGGAVLAENVFAINGMGRLIVDSISTRDFPVMQGGVLIAALCFVLVNLIVDISYRLVNKRVDAE from the coding sequence ATGTTTAAATTTCTTGTACGTCGTTTACTACAATTAATTCCCGTTATTATCGGGGTTACGATTCTAGTTTTTGCTTTGATGCATTTTATTCCTGGGAACCCAGCACAAGTGCTCGCAGGAGAAGCTGCAACACCGCAACAAATAGAAGCGATGGAAAACCGCCTTGGCTTAAATGATCCATATCCCGTTCAATATTTTCGTTATATGACGAACTTGGTCCAGCTTGATCTTGGAAATTCTATTCGGACAGGCCAACCTGTTGCTGATATGCTTTTCCCTCGACTTGCCATAACAATGGAACTTGCTTTCTATAGTACGGTATTAAGTATTTTCCTTGGTTTAATTGCTGGGATTATCTCTGCAACAAAACGTGGGACATTTACTGACTCTGCAATTATGGTTGTAGCCCTTTTTGGAATGTCCATGCCAAACTTCTGGTTAGGTCTTGTTTTAATCCAATGGTTCGTGCTTGGCAACATCCCAGTAATTAATAACTTTTTAGATACAGCTTGGTTCCGTCCTTCAGGCTGGGGAAATTTTGATCAAATCGTTCTTCCAGTTCTCATGCTTGGTGCTTCGGGTGCAGCTATTATTGCTCGTATGACTCGCTCAAGTATGCTTGAAGTCATAAATCAAGACTACATTCGCACAGCTCGTGCGAAAGGGGTAAAAGAACGTGTTGTTATTTATCAACATGCATTAAAGAATGCATTAATACCTGTTATAACTGTTGTTGGATTAAGTTTCGGAAGCTTGCTTGGTGGTGCGGTTCTTGCAGAGAATGTTTTTGCAATTAACGGAATGGGTCGATTAATCGTTGATTCCATTAGCACACGAGACTTCCCAGTTATGCAGGGCGGTGTTTTAATCGCTGCACTATGCTTCGTTTTAGTAAACTTGATAGTCGACATTTCTTATCGCCTCGTGAACAAACGTGTCGATGCCGAATAA
- a CDS encoding ABC transporter permease, giving the protein MSQQLANQTATKAPESPAMKSWKEFMGRLLSNKSAVTGGILIILLAILAIVGPFVAPYGINEQNFAAKLQGPSAEYWFGTDNFGRDVFSRILHGMHLTFIIGFASVAIAGTVGTVIGIVSGYYGGKTDSIIMRFVDVLLAFPGIILALAIVATLGSGIQNVIIAISIGSIPVFARIARGSTLSVKKLEYIDAVKALGASDARIIFKHVLPNTMSPLIVQTTLSIATGVLAAAGLSFLGLGAPSPTPEWGAMLNEGKNFMFNAGHLTYAPGLAIVVFVLAFNIFGDGLRDALDPKLK; this is encoded by the coding sequence ATGTCTCAGCAACTTGCAAATCAGACTGCTACAAAAGCGCCTGAGAGTCCAGCAATGAAAAGTTGGAAAGAATTTATGGGACGCCTCTTATCGAACAAATCGGCCGTTACTGGAGGCATTTTAATTATTCTATTAGCCATTCTCGCAATTGTAGGACCATTTGTCGCGCCCTATGGAATCAATGAGCAGAACTTTGCAGCTAAACTGCAAGGGCCTTCAGCAGAATATTGGTTTGGCACAGACAATTTCGGACGAGATGTCTTTTCTCGTATTCTACACGGAATGCACTTAACATTTATTATCGGTTTTGCTTCAGTGGCAATCGCTGGAACGGTTGGCACAGTAATTGGAATAGTATCTGGCTACTATGGTGGAAAAACGGATTCTATCATTATGCGATTTGTTGACGTATTACTTGCTTTTCCTGGAATTATTCTAGCACTTGCGATTGTAGCAACTCTTGGATCAGGCATACAAAACGTCATTATCGCCATTTCCATTGGTTCGATTCCGGTTTTTGCTCGGATTGCCCGCGGTTCAACTTTATCTGTCAAAAAATTGGAATATATTGATGCCGTTAAAGCATTAGGAGCTTCCGATGCACGAATTATCTTTAAACACGTCTTACCTAATACGATGTCACCCTTAATTGTCCAGACTACTCTATCAATTGCAACAGGAGTTCTTGCTGCTGCTGGCCTCTCCTTTTTAGGACTTGGTGCCCCTTCCCCAACACCAGAGTGGGGTGCAATGTTGAATGAAGGGAAAAACTTCATGTTTAATGCTGGGCACTTAACGTATGCCCCAGGTCTTGCCATCGTTGTCTTTGTACTTGCCTTTAATATCTTTGGCGACGGCTTACGTGACGCATTAGATCCTAAACTGAAATAA
- a CDS encoding glutathione ABC transporter substrate-binding protein, producing the protein MNKRKKVSFLSLTFATVLALGACASEPTDSVSESSGEGESTSDGGELLISMLSEAVSLDVHGANDTYSSNMTSQIYETLLNQNAELELEPGLAEHYEQIDENTWEFTLRDNVTFHDGTDLDGDAIKANFDRVLDNDIASQRAFLFDMISEVEVVDDLTVRFHTEYPFAPLPAHLAHTGAGIMSPAMIEEDYAAMKDGESPGTVINKQAIGTGIFKFDEWNHGDSIRLVKNEDYWGDPAKVDSVVVRVVPDGTTRIAELQTGSAHIIDPLSPNEVGQIEQTEGVDVHSQESVMIMYVGFNTEQEYLDNPNVRKAISLAIGRKDILTGIYEDIGIEARSPLAPKVFGYDESIDSNEQDLEEAKRLLAEEGLEDGFDITFNTSDEQERIDIATYVESALAPLNINVNIDIQEWASFLEYTAEGNQEMFVLSWSTVTGDADYGLYALFHSDNHGSTGNRTFTTNADLDEKLDEARRSTDSDERQELYKEIQNIIAEEAYIQPLVHQDYLVGLSDNVEGFWQHPTRRLMLQDVTIQ; encoded by the coding sequence ATGAACAAACGAAAAAAAGTGAGTTTTTTGTCATTAACATTTGCGACGGTACTTGCTTTAGGAGCCTGTGCGAGTGAACCAACGGATTCAGTCTCTGAATCATCCGGCGAAGGTGAATCAACCTCTGATGGAGGAGAGCTTCTAATCTCAATGCTGTCCGAGGCAGTATCCCTTGATGTTCACGGGGCAAATGATACATATTCTTCTAATATGACATCACAAATCTATGAAACATTATTAAATCAAAACGCTGAACTTGAACTCGAACCAGGACTTGCAGAACATTATGAACAAATCGATGAGAATACATGGGAGTTTACATTAAGAGACAATGTGACGTTTCATGATGGAACTGATTTAGATGGGGATGCAATAAAAGCGAACTTTGACCGAGTGCTAGATAATGATATTGCATCTCAACGAGCTTTTTTATTCGATATGATTTCAGAAGTAGAAGTAGTAGATGATTTGACTGTTCGTTTTCACACGGAATACCCATTTGCACCATTACCAGCCCACCTTGCTCATACTGGAGCTGGTATTATGAGTCCTGCAATGATTGAAGAAGATTATGCTGCAATGAAAGATGGTGAATCTCCAGGAACAGTCATTAATAAGCAAGCAATTGGGACTGGAATTTTCAAATTTGACGAGTGGAACCATGGTGATTCGATACGACTAGTAAAAAATGAAGACTATTGGGGAGATCCAGCAAAAGTTGATAGTGTTGTTGTACGTGTAGTGCCAGATGGGACAACACGTATTGCAGAACTGCAGACCGGCAGTGCTCATATTATTGATCCTCTCAGTCCAAATGAAGTAGGTCAAATTGAGCAAACAGAAGGTGTAGATGTACATTCACAAGAAAGCGTCATGATTATGTATGTTGGCTTTAATACAGAACAAGAGTACTTAGATAACCCAAATGTGCGAAAAGCAATTTCTCTTGCTATTGGTAGGAAGGATATTTTAACGGGGATTTATGAAGACATTGGAATTGAAGCACGTAGTCCACTCGCACCTAAAGTTTTTGGTTATGATGAGAGTATCGATTCAAATGAACAAGATCTTGAAGAGGCGAAACGATTGCTTGCTGAAGAGGGGTTGGAAGATGGTTTTGATATTACATTCAATACAAGTGACGAACAAGAACGAATCGATATTGCAACTTATGTAGAAAGTGCGCTTGCTCCATTAAATATTAATGTCAATATTGATATACAAGAATGGGCGAGTTTCCTTGAATATACGGCTGAAGGAAATCAAGAAATGTTTGTTTTGAGCTGGTCTACCGTAACCGGGGATGCTGATTATGGTTTATACGCCTTGTTCCACTCTGATAATCACGGTTCAACAGGGAATCGCACGTTTACAACAAATGCCGACCTTGATGAAAAACTAGATGAAGCACGTCGTAGTACTGATAGTGATGAACGCCAAGAATTATATAAAGAAATTCAAAACATTATTGCTGAAGAAGCGTATATTCAACCGCTCGTTCATCAAGATTATCTTGTTGGTTTAAGTGATAATGTAGAAGGGTTCTGGCAACACCCTACGAGACGACTAATGCTTCAAGATGTAACTATTCAATAA
- a CDS encoding glutathione ABC transporter substrate-binding protein → MKRFKRPFYSVMALTVAIGLAACTSDEPDENTGGNSDGGEATGEGGDLVIAMQSEISGFDPHQVNDVPSGHVQNQVYEGLVAFDEEMNIEERLAESYKAEDNTLTFKLREGIEFHDGTPFNAEAVKTNIERITDEDIASQRAFLFEEITEINVLDEYEIEFVTEEPFAPLIYSFAHSGGNMISPAVIEEDYAAMEDGEQPFTAVNANPAGTGYFKYESGGIGTEIVLSKNEDYWGETALLDTVTFKVVPDGNTRVAEISTGDSHVTEPLDVSAIPQLESTEGASMLETQSISASYFGFNTEKEPFDNSDVRRAIAMAIDNEVILDNIWEGHGIVANGPIAPGVVGYDESIEPIEFDPEGAKELLEEAGVENLSISLSTNDSEARMDIATYIESALSDIGINVTINSSDFPTYLEATANGEHEMYILGWSSATGDADYALAPLFHTDNHGSPGNRSFYSNPELDQLLDDAAKEIDEAARADMYKEAQEIIVNDAPVVFSYYQEYLNGVRDEVKGFKRSMTGDILLQEVYIEQ, encoded by the coding sequence ATGAAGCGTTTTAAGAGACCTTTTTATAGCGTGATGGCGTTAACAGTTGCCATTGGTCTTGCAGCATGTACAAGTGATGAACCAGATGAGAATACAGGTGGAAATTCAGATGGTGGCGAAGCAACTGGCGAAGGTGGAGACCTAGTCATTGCGATGCAGTCAGAAATTTCGGGTTTTGACCCACATCAAGTAAACGACGTTCCTTCTGGCCATGTACAAAACCAAGTCTATGAAGGATTAGTTGCTTTTGATGAAGAAATGAACATCGAAGAGCGTTTAGCTGAAAGCTATAAAGCCGAAGACAATACATTGACGTTTAAGCTTCGTGAAGGTATTGAGTTCCACGATGGCACTCCATTTAATGCTGAAGCGGTTAAAACAAATATTGAGCGTATCACAGATGAAGATATTGCGTCTCAACGTGCGTTCCTATTTGAAGAAATTACTGAGATTAATGTATTAGATGAATATGAGATCGAGTTTGTTACAGAAGAGCCTTTTGCTCCGCTTATTTATAGCTTTGCTCATAGTGGCGGTAATATGATTAGTCCTGCTGTGATTGAGGAAGATTATGCGGCGATGGAAGATGGTGAACAGCCATTTACAGCTGTTAATGCAAACCCTGCTGGGACAGGTTATTTTAAATATGAGTCTGGCGGAATTGGTACAGAAATCGTTCTTTCTAAAAATGAAGATTACTGGGGTGAAACCGCTTTACTAGATACGGTAACTTTTAAAGTCGTACCAGATGGTAATACACGTGTTGCAGAAATTTCAACTGGAGACTCTCATGTCACCGAGCCATTAGATGTTTCTGCTATCCCTCAACTTGAATCAACAGAGGGAGCAAGCATGCTTGAAACACAAAGTATTTCTGCTTCATACTTTGGATTTAACACTGAAAAAGAACCATTTGACAACTCGGATGTGCGCCGCGCAATTGCGATGGCTATTGATAATGAAGTCATTCTAGATAATATTTGGGAAGGCCACGGTATCGTTGCAAACGGACCAATTGCTCCTGGAGTAGTTGGTTATGACGAGAGCATCGAACCAATCGAATTTGATCCAGAAGGTGCAAAAGAGTTGCTTGAAGAAGCAGGCGTTGAAAACTTGTCAATATCGCTTTCGACAAATGATTCAGAAGCTCGTATGGATATTGCGACTTACATTGAAAGTGCTTTGAGTGATATTGGAATTAATGTAACAATTAATTCTTCAGACTTCCCTACGTATTTAGAAGCTACTGCAAATGGTGAGCATGAGATGTATATTCTTGGCTGGAGCTCTGCTACAGGTGATGCTGACTATGCACTAGCGCCATTGTTCCACACTGATAATCATGGTTCTCCTGGGAACCGTTCATTCTACTCGAACCCAGAGTTAGATCAGTTGCTTGATGATGCTGCAAAAGAAATCGATGAAGCTGCTCGTGCAGACATGTACAAAGAAGCACAAGAAATCATCGTTAACGATGCGCCAGTTGTATTTAGTTATTACCAAGAATACTTGAATGGTGTACGCGATGAAGTAAAAGGATTTAAACGTTCGATGACAGGAGATATTCTTCTTCAAGAAGTGTATATTGAACAATAA